A genome region from Bifidobacterium coryneforme includes the following:
- a CDS encoding leucine-rich repeat protein, with protein MTYRLGGKGTGCGSLSSGDFTSRAKTCITNLLVIGLLGTLTLLGVPQSAQADEVGGTKTSEQTQTSSQPSPGQAQPDQSTPIQTSGQTPNPQPRQEQGNQVQSQEAQTTTTSGDGGCTVAAEPDKWNWTITSEANKTAELGKYIPNWGWIPAGGEVRLPGTFTKNGNTYTVTSIGEQALIYQPGSLVINHLCMPDTVETIKTEAFYNTKIADIHLSSNLKTIGEQAFAYSDIPSITIPSKVETIGNSAFLNNDTHANRLNTLDLSQATSLTSIGTYAFYGSGLTSVAIPGKVKTIGDNAFSHSPNNSSALSTVDFSQATSLTSIGKSAFWNTHLTSVAIPPKVETIGDNAFGSISNLSQLDMSGADSLSSIGTEAFIYDRIQNSITLPPNLKTIADRAFFGNLISRLDLPATSALQTIGNSAFAYNRIMGGANSKDLIFPDNLTNVGQLAFVGNLITSVHSTKPVSIGDHAFDYNNISELLLPSARLSGTSPANTENATIYFAPNKPSISLSELFGETDVAGQKLDHIDINPNNVWSSTGVSYSPTDGKFTVPHGTSSFRFAWDMEMNGRSVFNGYYQVYLNADRIRVRDSYSSYGARWTPYENLMSATDGNGNHLTLDDLDIILTNPQGVVQSNSSPDHSNMSQTLNGEGAWHVQFRYPRGSTSALLIGDANINVTHHLTAKLTGSSSVARTGEMLKPETGKYSVTIYDTDGTTVYPANLSLTSGDLQVQKDDGTVLGEGATAAGTYQVRLSAQGKAHIASQLDVNHVGTKWFDVDYSTNDATFIIVASSYQLPLAGGNPTKVIIGSLLAGASLLGTSIFLTNLFLKRHGGWRNYLAG; from the coding sequence ATGACATACAGGTTGGGCGGTAAAGGGACAGGTTGTGGTTCCCTGTCTTCTGGGGACTTTACGTCCCGCGCCAAGACCTGTATAACGAATCTGCTGGTCATCGGTCTACTGGGCACACTCACGCTCCTGGGCGTGCCGCAGAGCGCCCAGGCAGACGAAGTCGGCGGCACGAAGACATCTGAGCAGACACAGACCTCGAGTCAGCCATCACCTGGACAGGCGCAACCGGACCAGTCAACACCGATCCAGACATCAGGACAGACCCCGAACCCACAACCTCGGCAGGAGCAGGGAAACCAGGTACAGAGCCAGGAAGCCCAGACGACCACGACCTCCGGAGACGGTGGATGCACCGTCGCGGCCGAACCCGATAAGTGGAACTGGACCATCACCAGCGAGGCCAACAAAACCGCCGAACTCGGCAAGTACATTCCCAACTGGGGGTGGATCCCGGCCGGAGGCGAGGTCCGGCTGCCCGGCACCTTCACCAAGAACGGGAACACCTATACGGTGACCTCCATCGGCGAACAAGCCTTGATATATCAACCCGGCAGCCTTGTCATCAACCATCTCTGCATGCCGGACACGGTGGAGACCATAAAGACCGAAGCCTTCTACAACACGAAGATCGCCGACATCCACCTGTCCTCAAATCTGAAGACCATCGGCGAACAGGCCTTCGCATACAGCGACATCCCCTCAATCACCATCCCCAGCAAGGTGGAAACCATCGGGAACTCGGCCTTCCTCAACAATGACACCCACGCCAACAGGCTCAACACCCTCGATCTCAGCCAGGCCACCTCCCTGACCAGCATCGGAACCTACGCCTTCTACGGGTCCGGTCTGACCTCGGTAGCCATCCCCGGCAAGGTAAAGACCATCGGCGACAACGCCTTTTCCCACAGCCCCAACAATTCATCCGCACTCTCCACCGTTGACTTCAGCCAGGCCACCTCCCTGACCAGCATCGGGAAGAGCGCCTTCTGGAACACCCACCTGACCTCGGTCGCGATACCCCCAAAGGTGGAGACCATCGGCGACAACGCCTTCGGCAGCATATCGAACCTGTCTCAGCTGGACATGAGCGGGGCGGACTCCCTGTCCAGCATCGGCACGGAAGCCTTCATATACGACAGGATCCAGAACAGCATCACCCTTCCGCCAAACCTGAAGACCATCGCCGACAGAGCCTTCTTCGGCAATCTCATCAGCAGGTTGGATCTACCGGCCACCTCGGCACTGCAGACCATCGGCAATTCCGCCTTCGCCTACAACCGCATCATGGGGGGCGCGAATTCCAAGGACCTCATATTCCCCGACAACCTGACCAACGTCGGCCAACTCGCCTTCGTGGGCAACCTGATCACTTCGGTGCATTCCACCAAACCCGTCAGCATCGGCGACCACGCCTTCGACTACAACAACATCTCCGAACTGCTTCTCCCCTCGGCCCGGTTGAGTGGCACCTCGCCGGCCAATACCGAGAACGCCACCATCTACTTCGCACCCAACAAGCCCAGCATCAGTCTTAGTGAGCTCTTCGGTGAAACCGATGTCGCCGGACAGAAGCTGGACCATATCGATATCAATCCCAACAACGTGTGGTCTTCCACCGGGGTCTCATACTCCCCGACCGACGGGAAATTCACCGTTCCACATGGCACAAGCAGCTTCCGCTTCGCCTGGGACATGGAGATGAACGGGCGGTCCGTCTTCAATGGCTACTACCAGGTATATCTGAACGCGGACAGAATCAGGGTCCGTGACTCCTACAGCTCCTATGGAGCCAGGTGGACGCCCTATGAGAACCTCATGTCGGCCACGGATGGGAACGGAAACCACCTGACCCTCGACGACCTCGATATCATCCTGACCAATCCCCAAGGCGTGGTGCAGTCCAATAGCAGCCCGGATCACAGCAACATGTCGCAGACGCTGAACGGGGAGGGTGCCTGGCACGTCCAATTCAGATACCCCAGGGGGAGCACCAGTGCTCTTTTAATCGGCGATGCCAACATCAACGTCACACACCATCTCACGGCGAAGCTCACCGGAAGCTCGTCCGTAGCAAGGACCGGGGAGATGCTGAAACCCGAAACCGGGAAGTACTCCGTGACCATCTACGATACCGATGGGACCACCGTTTACCCGGCCAACCTCTCCCTGACCTCAGGCGATCTGCAGGTACAGAAGGATGACGGTACCGTTCTGGGCGAGGGGGCCACTGCGGCGGGGACCTATCAGGTCAGACTGAGTGCACAGGGAAAGGCCCACATCGCCAGCCAGCTGGATGTGAACCACGTGGGTACCAAGTGGTTCGATGTCGATTACAGCACGAACGATGCTACCTTCATCATCGTGGCGTCCTCCTACCAACTGCCGCTGGCAGGGGGAAATCCAACCAAGGTCATCATCGGATCCCTGCTGGCGGGAGCCTCCCTTCTTGGAACCTCCATCTTCCTGACGAATCTCTTCCTGAAGCGCCATGGAGGGTGGAGGAATTACCTGGCCGGATAG